One window from the genome of Hydractinia symbiolongicarpus strain clone_291-10 chromosome 1, HSymV2.1, whole genome shotgun sequence encodes:
- the LOC130645318 gene encoding uncharacterized protein LOC130645318, with translation MVANAALKKVVSISEGNFHGCYASNKAEKFKFRRLSLGLESCAQAQALKMRKQEKELHKVLHQLEKEKEKRHCERKDNQIYLHRVYDSDASRAESFAKPSTNRISLDLNSGEVVYCNSPNASTYQCNKRNILKTRNARRSSVCVSDSQEVIPFYMQNSYANYHNVLYNSNLSPSSNELTNRKSSVDCDQPSWKTTTSLSRLKQGRTVLNIPKSDYPLQTSKSNEPSGDIFSKDNIPSNFLNSSTYNLSQHRAPSVLENIDKTAKASATMVDRQSVLTPLERQELARHTRNRGNYVRRHEEQKAKYTESHKERRHTMDETGRAFLLKKIIQNRIKRGEAIEDLVKDKTLDNSLDLYDEGRLCPAYNSNTKMTFQDFRSLRQCKYLRLSDLNRKSLKQATLEALIN, from the exons ATGGTTGCCAATGCTGCATTGAAAAAAGTCGTCAGCATATCTGAAGGTAACTTTCATGGCTGCTATGCTTCAAACAAAGccgaaaaatttaaatttcgtcGGTTGTCGTTGGGTCTTGAAAGCTGTGCGCAAGCTCAGGCTTTAAAAATGCGCAAGCAAGAAAAAGAATTGCATAAAGTTTTGCATCAATTAgaaaaggagaaggagaagcGCCACTGCGAAAGAAAGGACAATCAAATTTATCTTCACCGTGTCTATGACAGCGATGCATCGAGAGCGGAAAGTTTTGCAAAACCGTCCACAAACCGGATTTCATTAGATTTGAATTCGGGCGAGGTAGTGTATTGTAATTCGCCAAATGCTTCAACTTATCAATGTAACAAAAGAAACATATTAAAAACAAGGAATGCTAGAAGATCATCCGTTTGTGTTTCCGATAGCCAAGAAGTTATTCCGTTTTACATGCAAAATTCGTACGCGAATTATCACAACGTTCTCTATAACAGTAACCTCTCGCCTTCATCAAATGAATTGACCAATCGGAAAAGCTCTGTTGATTGTGATCAACCATCCTGGAAAACTACAACAAGTTTATCTCGTTTAAAGCAAGGTAGAACTGTTCTCAACATACCGAAATCGGATTACCCTCTTCAAACTAGTAAATCGAACGAACCCTCAGGAGATATTTTCTCAAAAGACAACATTCCATCAAACTTCCTTAACTCGTCCACTTATAACTTATCTCAACACCGCGCCCCAAGTGTTTtggaaaatattgataaaacagCAAAAGCAAGTGCAACCATGGTTGATAGGCAAAGTgtactgacaccgctagaacgTCAGGAGTTAGCAAGGCACACTCGAAATCGTGGCAACTACGTACGAAGACATGAGGAGCAAAAAGCGAAATATACGGAATCGCACAAAGAAAGGCGACACACTATGGATGAAACTGGAAGAGCTTTTctgttaaagaaaataattcaaaatagaATAAAACGTGGTGAAGCGATTGAG GATTTGGTTAAAGACAAGACGCTTGACAATTCACTGGATTTATATGATGAAGGGCGTTTGTGTCCTGCCTACAATTCAAATACAAAGATGACATTTCAAGATTTCCGCTCGCTGAGACAATGTAAATATCTGCGATTATCCGATTTGAACAGAAAAAGTTTAAAGCAAGCAACATTGGAAgctttaataaattaa